Part of the Bacillus cabrialesii genome is shown below.
TTCAGGCCAGATTCCTTTTGGAATGTGTTTTTGATCTGCTCAGCTTTGCTGTCTCCCACGATGGTGCCTGACTGAATGGTTGTGACAGACACCGTGTGTGGGATGGGCTGATATGTGCTTTTAATCCCCGTTTGCTTAACCAAGCCCTGGATAAGCGCTTTGACTCTTGTCTCATCAGCGATTTCTGGTGTCGTGACGTTTACATAGGACTGAGCTGTTCCGGAAGCTTTTATAGCGCCAGCCACTCCCGTCTCCTGTTTGAGCTTGGCCAGGATTGTGTTTGCTTGTTTATCTCCGGAAATGGCACCTGAGGTGATGGTGACATACGGCTGTTTGCTGCCGACAGGACTTGACGTGCCTGTGATCGCTGCCTGTTTGGTAAGTCCACTCAGGATTGCTTTCGCTTCCGCTTCGCTTTGTATGCCAGCAGCGGAAATTTGGTAGGTCGTTGTTGTTCCTGAAGCTTGGTAGGAAGCATCCCATCCGGTATCCTTTTCCAGTTTGGCGACAGCCTGCGAGGCTTGGCTTTCTGAGCTGAACGTTTTTGACGGCTCTACCTCATATATCGAGTAGTCCGTATACGCTGCAGCCTGCGCGGAACCGGTTATGGCAAAAAAGGCAAGGGACGCGGCGGACAGAAGCATAGGTGCGATTAATCTCTTTTTCATTCCTTCTCCTCTTTCTTAATCAATAAGTATATAAAACTAGTTTATTTATCGGCACGCGTATGCTTCGTTTATAGGTGAATCACTTCCATTTTTTAATAAAAAAAAACTTAATCTCTACGTGAGATTAAGTTCAAATATGAGACACGATCAGCGTACAAGCTCCTTTAATCGAAAAATCGGGCATTTGAGCGGGCAAAATAAAGTGATCGCCTTTTTTGAGCGGACATGTTTCATCTTCATACATCAGTAATCCGCTCCCTTCTATGACGCTGCATAGCAGGAAGAATTCATCCTGAGACAGCTCAGCTTCGCCATTTATGTCCCATTTATATACCGAAAAATATTCGCCTTGGACAAACGTTTTAATGGTGATTCCCTTTCTTGATTCCGTCGATTCGTCTATATATCCGTCCACATGGGGAACCGTGGCCGCATTGACCGCTTTGGCAAAATGCAGCTCTCTTGGACTTCCGTCGTTATCTATCCGGTCATAGTCGTACACCCTGTATGTGGCATCTGAATTTTGCTGTGTTTCTAAAACAAGTGCCCCCTTACACAAGGCGTGCAGCGTACCGCTCGGCACATAATAGAAATCCCCCGGTTTAATCTTTATTTTTCGCAGCAGGCCCTCCCAGTCACCGCTGTTGATCATTGTGACAAGTTCGGTTTTTGAGCGGGCCGTATGCCCATAAATGATTTCCGCGTTTTCCTTACAGTCGATAATGTACCAGCATTCCGTCTTGCCGAGTTCTCCCTCTTCATTTTCGCCGGCATAATAATCATCAGGGTGAACTTTAATCGACATATTTTCCTTCACGTCCAGCAGCTTTGTCAGAAGCGGAAATTGATCCCCCTCTACACCGCCGAATACTTCACGATGCTCTTCCCAAAGCTCGATCAGTGTCTTTCCTTTAAACGGGCCATTCGCCACTGTGCTCGGTCCTTTTGGATGAGCGGAAATGGCCCAGCATTCCCCTGTTGTTTCTGAAGGAATACCGTATCCAAATCTATCTCGTAAAGCGGTTCCGCCCCAGATTTTTTCTTTAAACACAGGCGTTAGAAAAATCGGTGATTGCGTCATGATCCGTACCCCTCCCCTGTAAATAACTGATCATTATTTTCCCGGTGCGTCCCCCTTACAAACGCCCGTATAAGCTGTCTTTTTCCTATGACAACGTATGTACAAAGCATTATCTTTTGATTACCCCTTTGAAGAAAACGCTTCCTTTTATATTATATCACGTCGAAAAGAAGCTTTGTTTCAGGCTTTTCCTTGATAAGAATAATTCTCCTTTTTTGATACAAATTAATAAAAACCGTCAATCTGTTTACAAAGGAGAGAAACTATGCAAATCGACTCTGATCTCCAGAACAATTTAGACACACTGAAAAAAACATTGGGACGAAACGACGACATGATGTTTTATACATTTGCTTTCGGAGACAGCAGACAAAAGGCGTGTTTACTGTATATTGACGGTCTGACAGAAAATAAAATGCTGGCGCAGTATGTCATTTCTCCTTTACAAAGAGAAGCGTTAGCCCATAAGGAAAGCTCGATTGAAGACTTATCCGCCTTTTTTTTCGGTTTTCACCACAGGGTTGTCTCTACAATGAAAGAAATAGAGCAGCTCATTTTTACCGGGCACGCCGTTTTGCTCGCTGATGGCTATTGCGGAGGATTGGCTTTTGACACGAAGTCAGTAGAAACGCGCAGTCTTGAAGAGCCGTCTTCCGAAATTGTTGAACGCGGACCGAAAATAGGATTTATTGAAAAGCTGCGGACAAACACGGCGCTTTTACGTGAACGGACGAGTGATCCTAATCTCGTTATAAAGGAAATGACACTCGGAAAAAGGACGAAAAAGAAAATCGCTGTCGCTTATATTCAGGATATCGCCCCAGATTATGTCGTCAAAGAAGTGTTTAAAAGGCTGAAATCAGTCAAAATAGATGATTTGCCGGAATCAGGGACACTTGAACAGCTGATTGAAGATGAACCATTTTCGATTTTTCCCACGATATTAAGCACAGAACGGCCAGATCGGGTCGAAAGTGCTCTATTAGAAGGACGGGTATCCATATTAGTAGATGGTACGCCGTTTGCTTTAGTAGTGCCGGTAACGGTTGACGAATTTATCCATTCGCCTGATGATTACAGCCAGCGCTGGATTGCAATGTCACTTATCCGTATGATTCGTTATTCCAGCATCCTGATCACCATTTATCTGCCCGGTCTGTATGTCTCTCTCGTTTCTTTTCACACCGGGCTCTTGCCGACAAGAATGGCGATCTCTATTGCAGGCAGCAGGCTTAACGTACCGTTCCCCCCTTTTGTAGAAGCCTTTTTTATGATCTTTACAATAGAGCTGATCAGAGAAGCCGGATTGAGACTGCCAAAACCGATCGGACAGACGATTGGCCTGATCGGCGGAGTTGTCATCGGACAGGCGGCTGTTCAGGCGCAAATTGTCAGCGCACTGATGGTCATTGTCGTATCTGTCACTGCCCTGGCATCTTTTACCGTTCCTTCATACGCCTATAACTTTCCGCTCCGGGTTATACGCATTGCTGCAATGATAAGTGCGGCAGTACTTGGCATGTACGGCGTCATTATGGTCTTCCTGTTTGTGATCGGCCACTTAATGCGCCTGAAAAGCTTCGGGCAGGATTACATTATTCCGATCATGGCACAGCCCGGACAAGATTTGAAGGACACCGTCATCCGTATTCCTACTCTATTTTTAAAAAGAAGACCTACACGGAACGATCCCGAAGATAACATCAGACAAAGGTGATGGCTATGAGGAAATCAGAGCATAAACTGACATTTATGCAGACGCTCATTATGATAAGCAGCACACTGATCGGCGCCGGTGTTTTAACCCTTCCCCGCTCAGCTGCTGAAACAGACAGCCCGAGCGGCTGGCTTATGATCCTGTTGCAGGGCGTTATTTTTATGATCATCGCTCTGCTTTTTTTGCCTTTTCTTCAAAGAAACAGCGGAAAAACGCTTTTTAAGCTCAACAGCATCATAGCAGGGAAATTCATCGGCCTTCTATTGAATTTGTTTATCTCTCTTTATTTCATTGGGATTGTTTGCTATCAAGCTCGGATATTGGGGGAGGTCGTCGGATTCTTTCAGCTGAAAAATACGCCCATGTCGGTTGTTGTGTTTCTATTTCTTGCGGTTGCCATCTATCACGTGGGCGGAGGCGTTTATCCAATTGCAAAGGTATACGCTTATATTTTTCCTATTACCCTTATTATTTTTATGATACTTCTGATGTTCAGCTTTCGCTTATTTCAGCTTGATTTTATTCGGCCTGTTTTTGAAGGAGGCTATCAAAGTTTTTTCTCTTTATTCCCAAAAACACTTTTATATTTCTCAGGATTTGAAATCATTTTTTATCTCGTCCCGTTCATGAGAGATCCGAAGCAAGCGAAAAAGGCTGTCGCTTTAGGCATTGCGACCTCCACAGTGTTCTACAGCATTACGTTGTTCATTGTGATTGGCTGTATGACTGTGGCTGAGGCCAAAACAGTGACGTGGCCGACCATTTCCCTTATTCACGCATTAGAGGTCCCGGGTATTTTTATTGAACGATTTGATCTCTTTTTACAGCTGACCTGGACAGCTCAGCAATTTGCCTGTATGCTCGGATCCTTCAAGGGCGCCCATATCGGGTTAACTGAAGTCTTTCAGCTGAAAAATAAAAACAATGCATGGCTGCTGACTGCCATGCTGGCTGTGACATTTTTCTTAACGCTGTACCCAAAGGATCTGAATGATGTATTTTATTACGGAACGCTTCTCGGTTATGCTTTTTTAATTGTGATTGCAATCCCATTCTTCATCTGGTTTTTAAGCTGGATACTGAAAAAACTGGGGAGGGATCAGCTGCAATGAAGACCATAACAAAGCTCACAGTCATGTTTCTCATGCTGCAGGTTCTCTGCGGATGCTGGGATGTCAGGAATATTGAAAAACTATCCTTCGCCAGAGGTCTGGCGATTGATGAGACAGATGATCATAAGTATAAATTAACGTATCAAAACCTTCTTCCACAGAGTGAAAACAGCCAAACATCCGGCAAACCCGAATTTGTCAATGTGACATCCCACGGTAAAACCATTCTGGAAGCAGTCAGTGATGTATCCATTAAGGACCCTCCTATTTATAGCGATCATTTAAAGGTGATTCTTTTGGGAGAAAAACTGATGAGAAATCAAAACATAGACCAAGTCTTCAACCATTTTATTCGGGATGACGAGCTGCGGCGAAGCAGCTATTTGATGGTGGCAAGAGGGAAAGCGGCTGATATTTTAACAAAAGGAAGCCCCGATCAGCAACAGCCCATGCCCTCTGAAAAACTGATTGATTTGACAACTCACAGCGGATATAACGGAAAGATTATGATGCCGCTCCGCATCGGCAGGGCTTCCGTCTACTCCCAGAACGGCTACAGTTATCTCATCCAAGCCGTAAAAAACCAAAAGGGAAAAGCCAAGTATGACGGAGCAGGCATTGTCAAAAGAGGCAGCAATAAACTCGTTGGTTTTCTTTCAGCAAATGAAACCCAGACACTGACATGGGTGATGGGGACGATCCAAGGCGGCGTCATGCCGACGAAAGATAAAGGGCATCCGATTACGTTTGAGATTAAAAAGTCGAAAACGAAAATTAAGGCGGTGATTAAAAACGGAAAGCCAATATTTCAGATTTCTGTTAAAACGAAAGGCATCCTGACTGAAGACCAAAACCCGAAAGAGAACTCCTTTAGCGAGGGCTATTTGAGCAAGCTGGAGAATATTTTCGAGAAAAAGCTTGAACGCGATGTAAAGAAGGTCATGGATAAACTGCAGCACCAGTATAAAACCGATCCGGTCTTTTTATCGGACTACATTCGTGTTCAATACCCTGATTACTGGAATAAAGTAAAAGGACATTGGGATGAATTATTTTCCGAGGCTGATTTTACATACGATATTTCCTTCAAAATCAGTAACTTCGGCACAGTAGGAAAGTGAGCAATCAAAAGGGTGCGCATGATCACGCACCCTTTTTTATGTTCCGACAGTTTGCTGTTTTCCGGCCGATCCTCCCTGTCCGTTTTTGTCCCGTAAATCCTTTTCAATTTCTTCAAGGCTTTTTCCCTTCGTCTCTGTCACTTTAAACCGGACAAACAGGAACGCCATGATACCGATCGCGGCATAAATCAAGAATAAATAACTGATGCCGATCGCTTCCATTAATATTGGATAGGTTAGTGAAACAATCAGTGTCCCAACGTGCAGCATCAAGGTCGATACCCCAGTCCCGATTCCTCTGACATGGAGCGGGAACAATTCAGGAAGCATCACCCAGACAACCGGGCCCCAGCTGACCGCAAAGACAACGATAAACACGCCTAAGCAAATGACAGTCGTCCATGAGGCAGCCGGAGTGTTATCGAAAAAGAGATTCACCAGAGCGAGAACGATCAAGCTGATCACCATCCCGGCATTCCCGAATAACAATAGCGGCTTTCTTCCGATCTTGTCGATGATTTTAATCGCTATTAATGTCATGAGAACATTGACTGTGCCGATTCCGACCGTTCCTAAAATCGAAGCGGAGTTTCCGAATCCGACGTTTGTGAAGGTCTTTGGCGCATAATAAATGATCGTATTCGTCCCGATAAATTGCTGCAAAAACGCCAGTCCCAAGCCGGCAATCAGCGCGGGGCGCACCCACGGATCGAAAAGCTCCTTCAGGCCGCCTTCATCCTGCTTTTCCGCTTCTTGAATATCATGTATTTCCTGATCAATATCTTTTGTGCCACGCAATTTTTCAAGAATCTTCTTCGCTTTGCCCTCTTCGCCGTTCGTGAACAGCCAGCGCGGACTCTCCGGCATAAACAAAATCCCAATGAGCAAGAGCAGCGACGGTACTGCTGCCAATCCAAGCATCCAGCGCCA
Proteins encoded:
- the manA gene encoding mannose-6-phosphate isomerase, class I; this encodes MTQSPIFLTPVFKEKIWGGTALRDRFGYGIPSETTGECWAISAHPKGPSTVANGPFKGKTLIELWEEHREVFGGVEGDQFPLLTKLLDVKENMSIKVHPDDYYAGENEEGELGKTECWYIIDCKENAEIIYGHTARSKTELVTMINSGDWEGLLRKIKIKPGDFYYVPSGTLHALCKGALVLETQQNSDATYRVYDYDRIDNDGSPRELHFAKAVNAATVPHVDGYIDESTESRKGITIKTFVQGEYFSVYKWDINGEAELSQDEFFLLCSVIEGSGLLMYEDETCPLKKGDHFILPAQMPDFSIKGACTLIVSHI
- a CDS encoding spore germination protein, with the translated sequence MQIDSDLQNNLDTLKKTLGRNDDMMFYTFAFGDSRQKACLLYIDGLTENKMLAQYVISPLQREALAHKESSIEDLSAFFFGFHHRVVSTMKEIEQLIFTGHAVLLADGYCGGLAFDTKSVETRSLEEPSSEIVERGPKIGFIEKLRTNTALLRERTSDPNLVIKEMTLGKRTKKKIAVAYIQDIAPDYVVKEVFKRLKSVKIDDLPESGTLEQLIEDEPFSIFPTILSTERPDRVESALLEGRVSILVDGTPFALVVPVTVDEFIHSPDDYSQRWIAMSLIRMIRYSSILITIYLPGLYVSLVSFHTGLLPTRMAISIAGSRLNVPFPPFVEAFFMIFTIELIREAGLRLPKPIGQTIGLIGGVVIGQAAVQAQIVSALMVIVVSVTALASFTVPSYAYNFPLRVIRIAAMISAAVLGMYGVIMVFLFVIGHLMRLKSFGQDYIIPIMAQPGQDLKDTVIRIPTLFLKRRPTRNDPEDNIRQR
- a CDS encoding spore germination protein; amino-acid sequence: MRKSEHKLTFMQTLIMISSTLIGAGVLTLPRSAAETDSPSGWLMILLQGVIFMIIALLFLPFLQRNSGKTLFKLNSIIAGKFIGLLLNLFISLYFIGIVCYQARILGEVVGFFQLKNTPMSVVVFLFLAVAIYHVGGGVYPIAKVYAYIFPITLIIFMILLMFSFRLFQLDFIRPVFEGGYQSFFSLFPKTLLYFSGFEIIFYLVPFMRDPKQAKKAVALGIATSTVFYSITLFIVIGCMTVAEAKTVTWPTISLIHALEVPGIFIERFDLFLQLTWTAQQFACMLGSFKGAHIGLTEVFQLKNKNNAWLLTAMLAVTFFLTLYPKDLNDVFYYGTLLGYAFLIVIAIPFFIWFLSWILKKLGRDQLQ
- a CDS encoding Ger(x)C family spore germination protein, which produces MKTITKLTVMFLMLQVLCGCWDVRNIEKLSFARGLAIDETDDHKYKLTYQNLLPQSENSQTSGKPEFVNVTSHGKTILEAVSDVSIKDPPIYSDHLKVILLGEKLMRNQNIDQVFNHFIRDDELRRSSYLMVARGKAADILTKGSPDQQQPMPSEKLIDLTTHSGYNGKIMMPLRIGRASVYSQNGYSYLIQAVKNQKGKAKYDGAGIVKRGSNKLVGFLSANETQTLTWVMGTIQGGVMPTKDKGHPITFEIKKSKTKIKAVIKNGKPIFQISVKTKGILTEDQNPKENSFSEGYLSKLENIFEKKLERDVKKVMDKLQHQYKTDPVFLSDYIRVQYPDYWNKVKGHWDELFSEADFTYDISFKISNFGTVGK
- a CDS encoding sugar porter family MFS transporter yields the protein MKKQSNLWLYFFGALGGALYGYDTGVISGAILFMKKDLGLNAFTEGLVVSSLLVGAILGSGAAGKLTDRFGRKKAIMAAALLFCIGGLGVAFAPNTGVMVLFRIILGLAVGTSTTIVPLYLSELAPKHKRGALSSLNQLMITVGILLSYIVNYIFADAEAWRWMLGLAAVPSLLLLIGILFMPESPRWLFTNGEEGKAKKILEKLRGTKDIDQEIHDIQEAEKQDEGGLKELFDPWVRPALIAGLGLAFLQQFIGTNTIIYYAPKTFTNVGFGNSASILGTVGIGTVNVLMTLIAIKIIDKIGRKPLLLFGNAGMVISLIVLALVNLFFDNTPAASWTTVICLGVFIVVFAVSWGPVVWVMLPELFPLHVRGIGTGVSTLMLHVGTLIVSLTYPILMEAIGISYLFLIYAAIGIMAFLFVRFKVTETKGKSLEEIEKDLRDKNGQGGSAGKQQTVGT